A portion of the Streptomyces platensis genome contains these proteins:
- the pruA gene encoding L-glutamate gamma-semialdehyde dehydrogenase, with product MDAVTQVPVPVNEPVHTYAPGSPERSRLEAKLKELADNPIELPMTIGGEHRMGGGERFDVVQPHNHASRLGTYANATVKDAQDAVDAALAAAPAWRALSFDDRAAIILKAADLLSGPWRETMAAATMLGQSKTAQQAEIDTPCELIDFWRFNVHFARQILAEQPPANSPGVWNRSDHRPLEGFVYAITPFNFTAIAGNLPTAPALMGNVVVWKPSPTQTYAAVLLMQLLEEAGLPKGVINLVTGDGKDVSEVALTHPDLAGIHFTGSTKTFQYLWKTVGNNIENYKTYPRLVGETGGKDFIVAHPSADRAVLKTAMTRGAFEFQGQKCSAASRAYVPASLWNNGLKEEFAAEVDALSMGDVSDLSNFMSAVIDERSFAKNKAAIDRAKADPTIEVVAGGTYDDSEGYFVRPTVLVSTDPENEIFKDEYFGPILGVYVYDDADYDAMLTQMESASAYGLTGCVIAQDRAEAARTCELLRFAAGNFYINDKPTGAVVGQQPFGGGRASGTNDKAGAKQNLMRWTSTRSIKETLVPPTDYRYPHMG from the coding sequence ATGGACGCTGTGACCCAGGTCCCCGTGCCGGTTAACGAGCCGGTCCACACCTACGCCCCCGGCAGCCCGGAGCGTTCCCGCCTGGAGGCCAAGCTCAAGGAGCTGGCCGACAACCCGATCGAGCTGCCGATGACCATCGGCGGCGAGCACCGGATGGGCGGCGGCGAGCGCTTCGACGTCGTGCAGCCGCACAACCACGCCTCCCGGCTCGGTACGTACGCCAACGCCACCGTCAAGGACGCCCAGGACGCGGTCGACGCCGCGCTGGCCGCCGCCCCGGCCTGGCGTGCGCTGTCCTTCGACGACCGCGCCGCGATCATCCTCAAGGCCGCCGACCTGCTCTCCGGCCCCTGGCGCGAGACGATGGCCGCCGCCACCATGCTCGGCCAGTCCAAGACCGCCCAGCAGGCCGAGATCGACACCCCGTGTGAGCTCATCGACTTCTGGCGCTTCAATGTGCACTTCGCGCGCCAGATCCTCGCCGAGCAGCCCCCGGCGAACTCCCCGGGCGTCTGGAACCGCTCGGACCACCGCCCCCTCGAAGGCTTCGTCTACGCGATCACGCCGTTCAACTTCACCGCGATCGCCGGCAACCTCCCGACCGCGCCCGCCCTCATGGGCAACGTCGTGGTCTGGAAGCCCTCCCCGACGCAGACCTACGCCGCCGTGCTGCTGATGCAGCTGCTGGAGGAGGCCGGGCTGCCCAAGGGCGTCATCAACCTCGTCACCGGCGACGGCAAGGACGTCTCCGAGGTGGCGCTGACCCACCCGGACCTCGCGGGCATCCACTTCACCGGTTCGACCAAGACCTTCCAGTACCTGTGGAAGACGGTCGGCAACAACATCGAGAACTACAAGACCTACCCGCGCCTCGTCGGCGAGACCGGCGGCAAGGACTTCATCGTCGCCCACCCCTCGGCCGACCGCGCCGTGCTGAAGACCGCCATGACCCGTGGCGCCTTCGAGTTCCAGGGCCAGAAGTGCTCCGCGGCCTCCCGCGCCTACGTCCCGGCCTCGCTGTGGAACAACGGCCTCAAGGAGGAGTTCGCGGCCGAGGTCGACGCCCTGTCCATGGGCGACGTCTCGGACCTGTCGAACTTCATGTCCGCCGTCATCGACGAGCGCTCCTTCGCCAAGAACAAGGCGGCGATCGACCGCGCCAAGGCCGACCCGACCATCGAGGTCGTGGCCGGCGGCACGTACGACGACAGCGAGGGCTACTTCGTCCGCCCGACGGTCCTGGTCTCCACCGACCCGGAGAACGAGATCTTCAAGGACGAGTACTTCGGCCCGATCCTCGGCGTCTACGTCTACGACGACGCCGACTACGACGCGATGCTCACCCAGATGGAGTCCGCCTCGGCGTACGGCCTGACCGGTTGTGTCATCGCCCAGGACCGTGCCGAAGCGGCCCGCACCTGCGAGCTGCTGCGCTTCGCGGCCGGCAACTTCTACATCAACGACAAGCCGACCGGCGCCGTCGTCGGCCAGCAGCCCTTCGGCGGCGGCCGCGCCTCCGGCACCAACGACAAGGCCGGCGCCAAGCAGAACCTGATGCGCTGGACCTCCACCCGCTCCATCAAGGAGACCCTGGTCCCGCCGACGGACTACCGCTACCCGCACATGGGCTGA
- a CDS encoding purple acid phosphatase family protein has product MTGNSRGAARPSHTPRVGIPEQLAARMSMPEQHDYLRTKLSRRGLLRTSAATAGVVAGSGLLAGSAQGVSPTLLSSPATAAVDGSLVAPFGRHLAFGADPRHQMRVSWQVPLAVKRPYLRVGLKPWDLGRKIEAEVRPLHTPSLSAKLPAVQQYYLHAALDGLRPGTTYYYGVGHEGFDPADPRHFSTVGTFRTAPARPEAFVFTAFGDQGVSYHALANDQLILGQNPSFHLHAGDICYADTDGDGSEHDAYDARVWDQFLAQTESVAKSVPWMVTTGNHDMEAWYSPNGYGGQNARWSLPGNGPDAENAPGVYSFTYGNTAVVALDANDISYEIPANQGYTDGRQTRWLDRRLAELRAADGIDFIVVFFHHCAFSTTNSHASDGAVRDAWLPLFEKHQVDLVVNGHNHVYERTDALKSGRVAKKMPIGASVDTTREGIVYVTAGGAGRALYDFPVPDSYEGHVKDLDHVDTYHWSKGRQKTKETVEWSRVRYTGYSFIAVEVTPGSHPRMKVTALAESGERIDHFEVARSH; this is encoded by the coding sequence ATGACTGGAAATTCCCGGGGGGCCGCCCGGCCCTCGCACACCCCGCGCGTCGGCATCCCGGAGCAGCTGGCGGCCCGGATGAGCATGCCGGAGCAGCATGACTACCTCCGTACCAAGCTGAGCCGCAGAGGTCTGCTGCGCACCTCGGCCGCCACCGCGGGAGTGGTCGCGGGCTCCGGGCTGCTGGCCGGTTCGGCCCAGGGCGTCTCGCCCACCCTGCTGTCCTCGCCCGCGACGGCCGCCGTGGACGGTTCGCTGGTGGCCCCGTTCGGCCGCCATCTGGCCTTCGGCGCCGACCCCAGGCACCAGATGCGGGTGAGCTGGCAGGTGCCGCTCGCGGTCAAGCGGCCGTATCTGCGGGTGGGTCTGAAGCCGTGGGACCTGGGGCGCAAGATCGAGGCCGAGGTCCGGCCGCTGCACACCCCGTCGCTGTCCGCGAAGCTGCCGGCCGTGCAGCAGTACTACCTGCACGCCGCGCTGGACGGGCTGCGCCCGGGCACCACGTACTACTACGGCGTCGGCCACGAGGGCTTCGACCCGGCCGACCCGCGCCACTTCTCCACCGTCGGCACCTTCCGTACCGCACCGGCCCGTCCCGAGGCGTTCGTCTTCACCGCCTTCGGCGACCAGGGCGTGAGCTACCACGCCCTCGCCAACGACCAGTTGATCCTGGGTCAGAACCCGTCCTTCCACCTGCACGCGGGCGACATCTGCTACGCGGACACCGACGGCGACGGCTCCGAGCACGACGCCTACGACGCCCGGGTCTGGGACCAGTTCCTCGCGCAGACCGAGTCGGTGGCCAAGTCCGTGCCGTGGATGGTGACCACCGGCAACCACGACATGGAGGCCTGGTACTCCCCCAACGGCTACGGCGGCCAGAACGCCCGCTGGTCGCTGCCCGGCAACGGCCCGGACGCCGAGAACGCCCCCGGCGTCTACTCGTTCACCTACGGCAACACCGCCGTCGTCGCCCTGGACGCCAACGACATCTCCTACGAGATCCCCGCCAACCAGGGCTACACCGACGGCCGGCAGACCCGCTGGCTGGACCGCCGGCTGGCCGAGCTGCGCGCCGCGGACGGCATCGACTTCATCGTGGTCTTCTTCCACCACTGCGCCTTCTCGACCACCAACTCGCACGCCTCCGACGGCGCGGTGCGCGACGCCTGGCTGCCGCTGTTCGAGAAGCACCAGGTGGACCTGGTCGTCAACGGCCACAACCACGTCTACGAGCGGACCGACGCCCTCAAGAGCGGGCGGGTCGCCAAGAAGATGCCGATCGGCGCGAGCGTGGACACCACCCGCGAGGGCATCGTGTACGTCACCGCGGGCGGCGCCGGCCGGGCCCTCTACGACTTCCCGGTGCCGGACAGCTACGAGGGGCACGTCAAGGACCTCGACCACGTGGACACCTACCACTGGTCCAAGGGCCGGCAGAAGACCAAGGAAACCGTCGAGTGGTCCCGGGTCCGCTACACCGGCTACTCCTTCATCGCCGTCGAGGTCACCCCGGGCAGCCACCCCCGGATGAAGGTCACCGCCCTCGCCGAGTCCGGCGAGCGCATCGACCACTTCGAGGTGGCCCGCTCACACTGA
- a CDS encoding 3-isopropylmalate dehydrogenase, whose amino-acid sequence MSRSIRLAVIPGDGIGQEVVAQGLKVLTAVLPQDVKLETKEYDLGAQRWHATGETLPDAELESLKQHDAILLGAIGDPSVPSGVLERGLLLKLRFAFDHFVNLRPSKLFPNTSTPLAGRPDIDFVVVREGTEGPYTGNGGSLRTGTPAEVATEVSLNTAYGVERVVRDAYERANSRPRKKLTLVHKNNVLVYAGHMWKNIFDKVGQEYPEVTTDYLHVDAATIFFVTQPERFDVIVTDNLFGDILTDLAAAVTGGIGLAASGNINPTGDFPSMFEPVHGSAPDIAGTGKADPTATILSVALLLRHLGYEQQAARIEEAVAADLEARDGSARSTDEIGDALAARVAG is encoded by the coding sequence ATGTCTCGCAGCATTCGCCTCGCAGTGATCCCCGGTGACGGTATCGGCCAGGAAGTCGTGGCCCAGGGCCTCAAGGTCCTGACCGCGGTCCTCCCGCAGGACGTCAAGCTGGAAACCAAGGAGTACGACCTCGGTGCCCAGCGCTGGCATGCGACCGGTGAGACCCTCCCCGACGCGGAGCTGGAGTCGCTCAAGCAGCACGACGCGATCCTGCTCGGCGCGATCGGCGACCCGTCCGTACCCTCCGGCGTGCTGGAGCGCGGTCTGCTGCTGAAGCTCCGCTTCGCCTTCGACCACTTCGTCAACCTGCGCCCGTCGAAGCTCTTCCCGAACACCTCCACGCCGCTCGCCGGCCGCCCCGACATCGACTTCGTGGTGGTGCGTGAGGGGACCGAGGGCCCGTACACCGGCAACGGCGGCTCGCTGCGCACCGGCACGCCCGCCGAGGTCGCCACCGAGGTCAGCCTCAACACCGCCTACGGCGTGGAGCGGGTGGTCCGCGACGCGTACGAGCGGGCCAACTCCCGCCCCCGCAAGAAGCTCACGCTGGTGCACAAGAACAATGTGCTGGTGTACGCGGGGCACATGTGGAAGAACATCTTCGACAAGGTCGGCCAGGAGTACCCCGAGGTCACCACCGACTACCTGCATGTCGACGCCGCGACGATCTTCTTCGTCACCCAGCCCGAGCGGTTCGACGTGATCGTCACCGACAACCTCTTCGGCGACATCCTCACCGACCTCGCCGCGGCCGTCACCGGCGGTATCGGCCTGGCCGCCTCCGGGAACATCAACCCGACCGGCGACTTCCCCTCGATGTTCGAGCCGGTGCACGGCTCCGCGCCGGACATCGCGGGCACCGGCAAGGCCGACCCGACGGCGACGATCCTCTCCGTCGCCCTGCTGCTGCGCCACCTCGGCTACGAGCAGCAGGCCGCCCGCATCGAGGAGGCCGTGGCCGCCGACCTGGAGGCCCGGGACGGCTCGGCGCGGAGCACGGACGAGATCGGTGACGCGCTGGCCGCACGAGTAGCGGGCTGA
- a CDS encoding branched-chain amino acid aminotransferase — MTTPTIELKPSSHPLSDAEREQILAAPGFGRHFTDHMVTIKWTEGRGWHDGQLVPYGPLSLDPATNVLHYAQEIFEGLKAYRRPDGSVATFRPDANARRFQASARRLAMPELPVETFIEACDLLVQQDKGWVPAHGGEESLYLRPFMIATEVGLGVKPANEYLFVVIASPAGAYFAGGVKPVSIWLSENRVRAVPGGMGDAKTGGNYAASLLAQAEAAAQGCDQVAYLDAVEHKWVEELGGMNLYFVYGDKIVTPTLTGSLLAGITRDSLLSVARDLGYASEEARVSIDQWKADTADGTLTEVFACGTAAVITPVGTVKSAGGEWTQSDGEPGKVTLKLREALLDIQRGIAEDKHGWMHELG; from the coding sequence ATGACGACGCCCACGATCGAGCTCAAGCCCTCCTCGCATCCGCTGTCCGACGCGGAGCGGGAGCAGATCCTGGCCGCCCCCGGCTTCGGCCGCCACTTCACCGATCACATGGTGACGATCAAGTGGACCGAGGGCCGCGGCTGGCACGACGGGCAGCTCGTGCCGTACGGGCCGCTCTCCCTCGACCCGGCGACCAATGTCCTGCACTACGCCCAGGAGATCTTCGAGGGCCTCAAGGCGTACCGCCGGCCCGACGGCTCCGTCGCCACTTTCCGTCCGGACGCCAACGCCCGGCGCTTCCAGGCCTCCGCGCGCCGGCTGGCCATGCCCGAGCTGCCCGTCGAGACCTTTATCGAGGCCTGTGACCTGCTCGTTCAGCAGGACAAGGGCTGGGTGCCCGCGCACGGCGGCGAGGAGTCGCTCTACCTGCGCCCGTTCATGATCGCGACCGAGGTCGGCCTGGGCGTGAAGCCTGCCAACGAATACCTCTTCGTCGTCATCGCCTCGCCGGCCGGCGCGTACTTCGCCGGCGGCGTCAAGCCGGTCTCCATCTGGCTGTCCGAGAACCGGGTGCGGGCCGTCCCCGGCGGTATGGGCGACGCCAAGACCGGCGGCAACTACGCCGCGTCGCTGCTCGCCCAGGCCGAGGCCGCCGCGCAGGGCTGTGACCAGGTCGCCTACCTCGACGCCGTGGAGCACAAGTGGGTCGAGGAGCTCGGCGGGATGAACCTGTACTTCGTCTACGGCGACAAGATCGTCACGCCCACCCTGACCGGTTCGCTGCTCGCCGGGATCACCCGTGACTCGCTGCTGTCCGTCGCCCGCGACCTGGGCTACGCGTCCGAGGAGGCCCGGGTCTCCATCGACCAGTGGAAGGCCGACACCGCGGACGGCACCCTCACCGAGGTCTTCGCCTGCGGCACGGCCGCCGTGATCACCCCGGTCGGCACGGTCAAGAGCGCGGGCGGCGAGTGGACCCAGTCCGACGGCGAGCCCGGCAAGGTCACGCTGAAGCTGCGCGAGGCGCTCCTCGACATCCAGCGCGGTATCGCCGAGGACAAGCACGGCTGGATGCACGAGCTGGGCTGA
- a CDS encoding cytosine permease: protein MPIEQRGVDTIPDEERTSGPRDLISILLGSNLALGVVIFGWLPVSFGLGFWPSVTSLVAGTLVGTLLTAPLALVSLRSATNLSTSSGAHFGVRGRLIGSVIGLLLSLGYTALTLWVGGDAVVGTLHRLTGLPSSGATYALVYALLAGATAVGAVYGYRVLLRLSKVLAIGLTVLLAVGIVAYADTFTTAAPPGSSYLLGGFWQTWLLAAVSAGLSGPIAFITLLGDYSRYISPRRHSGRKVFGATCLGLVAGLLVPQLFGTFTALAVGAGADYAGPLVAGAPFWYLALLLLNASAGSVGNSGLMLYSMGLDLDAILPRATRTQATYVVAALATTLVYAGHFLWAAQDAMTSFVLLMTAVGTPWAVITVIGFVRCRGAYDPESLQVYNRGTRGGVYWYRAGWHVRATLAWALGSAVGLMGVDTPLYQGPLLPLSGGIDLSFLLAAAVGGIAYLVLTVRDPRPVAALRALPPTPTPPAPAPAAEAPAEAG from the coding sequence ATGCCGATCGAACAACGCGGAGTCGACACCATCCCGGACGAGGAACGCACCAGCGGCCCTCGCGATCTGATCTCGATCCTGCTCGGGTCGAACCTCGCCCTCGGTGTGGTGATCTTCGGCTGGCTCCCGGTCTCCTTCGGGCTCGGCTTCTGGCCCTCGGTGACCTCCCTGGTGGCCGGCACCCTCGTCGGCACCCTGCTCACCGCCCCGCTCGCCCTGGTCTCGCTGCGCAGCGCCACCAACCTGTCCACCAGCAGCGGCGCCCACTTCGGTGTGCGCGGCCGGCTGATCGGCTCGGTCATCGGCCTGCTGCTGTCGCTGGGCTACACCGCGCTGACCCTGTGGGTCGGCGGCGACGCGGTGGTGGGCACGCTGCACCGGCTGACCGGGCTGCCGTCCAGCGGCGCGACCTATGCCCTGGTCTACGCCCTGCTGGCGGGCGCCACCGCTGTCGGCGCGGTCTACGGCTACCGGGTGCTGCTCCGGCTGAGCAAGGTGCTGGCCATCGGACTGACCGTCCTGCTGGCCGTCGGCATCGTCGCCTACGCGGACACCTTCACCACCGCCGCACCACCCGGCAGCTCCTACCTGCTCGGCGGCTTCTGGCAGACCTGGCTGCTGGCCGCCGTCTCCGCGGGCCTGAGCGGCCCCATCGCCTTCATCACGCTGCTCGGTGACTACAGCCGCTACATCTCCCCGCGCCGGCACAGCGGCCGAAAGGTCTTCGGCGCCACCTGTCTGGGCCTGGTGGCCGGCCTGCTGGTGCCGCAGCTCTTCGGTACGTTCACCGCGCTCGCGGTCGGTGCGGGCGCGGACTACGCGGGGCCGCTGGTGGCCGGCGCACCGTTCTGGTACCTGGCGCTGCTGCTGCTCAACGCCTCGGCCGGCTCCGTCGGCAATTCCGGTCTGATGCTCTACAGCATGGGCCTCGACCTGGACGCGATCCTGCCGCGCGCGACCCGCACCCAGGCCACCTACGTCGTCGCCGCGCTCGCGACCACGCTCGTCTACGCCGGCCACTTCCTGTGGGCGGCGCAGGACGCGATGACCTCGTTCGTGCTGCTGATGACCGCCGTCGGGACGCCCTGGGCGGTGATCACCGTGATCGGCTTCGTCCGCTGCCGCGGCGCCTACGACCCGGAGTCGCTCCAGGTCTACAACCGGGGCACGCGCGGCGGCGTCTACTGGTACCGGGCGGGCTGGCACGTCCGGGCGACGCTGGCCTGGGCGCTGGGCTCCGCGGTCGGCCTGATGGGCGTGGACACCCCGCTCTACCAGGGGCCGCTGCTCCCCCTGAGCGGCGGCATCGACCTCAGCTTCCTGCTCGCGGCGGCCGTGGGCGGGATCGCGTATCTGGTCCTCACGGTCCGGGATCCGCGCCCGGTCGCGGCGCTGCGCGCCCTGCCGCCCACGCCCACTCCCCCGGCCCCGGCCCCGGCGGCGGAAGCCCCCGCGGAGGCCGGCTGA
- the ureA gene encoding urease subunit gamma, with product MRLTPTERDRLLLFGAAELARTRRARGLKLNVPEATALIADTVCEAARDGRRLAQAIEAARGVLGPDDVLPGVVDVVTEVHVEAVFDDGSRLAVVSDPIGARPPAGGSDEAPAPGAVLPGPAGAEPAPAVVLTVRNTATVPISVTSHFHFFEANPRLDFDRAAAYGMRLCVPAGSSVRFDPGGAEEVGLVPIGGDRIAIGFAGLVDGPLDAPGAKTEALRRAAACGYLGAEVQE from the coding sequence ATGCGGTTGACCCCGACGGAACGCGACCGGCTGCTGCTGTTCGGCGCGGCCGAACTGGCGCGGACGCGCCGGGCCCGTGGGCTGAAGCTGAATGTGCCCGAGGCGACCGCGTTGATCGCGGACACAGTCTGCGAGGCGGCGCGGGACGGGCGCCGCCTCGCTCAAGCCATCGAGGCGGCACGCGGCGTGCTCGGCCCGGACGATGTGCTGCCGGGCGTGGTCGACGTGGTCACCGAGGTGCATGTGGAGGCCGTCTTCGACGACGGCTCCCGGCTCGCGGTGGTCAGCGACCCGATCGGGGCCCGGCCGCCGGCCGGCGGGAGCGACGAGGCTCCGGCGCCCGGCGCGGTGCTCCCCGGCCCGGCCGGCGCGGAGCCCGCGCCCGCGGTGGTGCTGACGGTGCGCAACACCGCGACCGTGCCCATCAGCGTCACCTCGCACTTCCACTTCTTCGAGGCCAACCCCCGGCTGGACTTCGACCGGGCCGCCGCGTACGGCATGCGGCTGTGCGTCCCGGCCGGCTCGTCGGTGCGGTTCGACCCCGGCGGCGCCGAGGAGGTCGGTCTGGTCCCGATCGGCGGTGACCGGATCGCGATCGGCTTCGCCGGGCTCGTCGACGGCCCGCTGGACGCGCCGGGCGCCAAGACGGAAGCGCTGCGGCGGGCCGCCGCCTGCGGCTACCTGGGAGCGGAGGTACAGGAATGA